The Candidatus Margulisiibacteriota bacterium genomic interval CTAGAAAATCAAAACTTATATATAGAACGCAGCCCCGGCGGCGGATTTTCCGCGGTCAAAAGCCGCTGCAAATAGCGCATTAAAAGGTCGTACTCGATATTGACGCGGTCGCCAGCGCGCAAAATTCCCAGCGTGGTGGAGCGCAAGGTGTGCGCCACCAAACTAACACTAAAAACAGAATCTTGAACGTCTTGAATAGTCAAAGAAACGCCGTTGACTGTAATTGAACCTTTGGACGCCAGAAATTTTTTGTCGCTGACTTTGACGCGCAAAATATTCCCGTCAAAACTTTCTACCAGCCCGGCCTCGTCCACATGTCCGCTGACAAAATGGCCGCCCAAACGGCTGTCCGCCCGCAGCGCTCTTTCCAGATTGACCGCCGCGCCGGATTTTAAATCACTCAGCGCGGTATCCCGCAAAGTCAGCCGCATCGCGTCAAAATACAAGCCGCTGCCTTTTATCTCCGCCACGGTCAGACACACACCGTTCACCGCCACGCTGTCGCCGAGCCGCGTTTCCGG includes:
- a CDS encoding riboflavin synthase; translated protein: MFTGIIEEIGQTRAAGDRLEIQAPRIAPETRLGDSVAVNGVCLTVAEIKGSGLYFDAMRLTLRDTALSDLKSGAAVNLERALRADSRLGGHFVSGHVDEAGLVESFDGNILRVKVSDKKFLASKGSITVNGVSLTIQDVQDSVFSVSLVAHTLRSTTLGILRAGDRVNIEYDLLMRYLQRLLTAENPPPGLRSIYKF